The region ACTAatctgaatctattctacaatatgcgttgacgccatattggagtgagataatggtaggtggaattaaggattaggtaatccatgtaatagaataagtcgtaagtcagaaaaatatataagtacacaaaaggtcaggtaacataatatgctccgtggaaaaactaatattccgtcatattatctttttaagttttattgagtttcgtcttatcagatatgttagtacctatcatcTTATGATGGCaattaaagctaagtgaaaagaatgtccaataattatttatagtaataacaaGTAGGTTCTGCAATATTGACCTTAATTAGGCACATAGTTACTTTCtgccgtacattattgcagtccatacttaacctcaaaataactgcGTTATAAAagttctgattactccgaactcccatcgaatatccaattgttttcaatttgtataagaattaggatatattccctatagtttagtgaaggttttgtacagacgcaaacgtagcccaactttcatataaaaatgggcattctcctttactGTTGTTACATAAATTTGTGATGTAATTATAAGCGTGTATGACTTAGCTGATCTTAAAGTGACAAGTAAGGCCATGATTAATTTGGGTCTTGCTTGTGCCCTCGATTTGGGCGCAAAAAGCCCGTAAAAAGTCGGACCATTGTGCGTGACGTGAATGCCAACTAGAAGTTTAGCCAGCCTAACTCCAACTATAAGCTCACGGTGTTATGCAGCGCTGTATTTTTTTGTGCGGTtggtaatattgtttaaagacAAACATGACAGTTATTATTAAACGAGCAAGCTCTTCTATATTTAAACACGAAAATCAATGCTAACATATAAATACCCATTCATAAACAAAccacatattaattttatcggcACAAAACAAATCAATTACAAGATTACGCAACCTTCGCCAAATGACTCATCTATGGAGTCAGCATTCATTTATCATTTTGTCTGTTAAATGTGTTCATTACACAACCGTTAATAAAGTGTGGCAACCCTGGCTGCTTACAATTATCTTCACTTAAGCCCTGCAATCCGTGGGACAAACGATACTGATTAAAGCAAACAATCTACTTATGACTTGAATTTCACGTATCCCGTACGTCCGATTAAATGAAGCGTTTGTATTGAATATAATCCAAGTAGACTTTTATCCACTGAAAAAGGTTTTTGATATAGCAAACAGCATTCGAGTATATGGAATTcctaatattaatgttattggCTTCCATCGTCGTTTTGTTTAGGATACGATACAATTGATGATGCCAATTGCCATATTTcctaatattgaataattattatcaggATAATCGAAGCGTTGCTGGTGTCAAAGGGAGTGaatatttaatagataaagGAGAACGGACTTCTGGGCCGAAATCTCGATTCGAAACACAAAAGTAAGCTGTCGACTCGATATTTGTGAGAAACTGGCAGCCTTCTAAAAGCAGTCCATTCTACTGTAGACTGTGTGATGCTTTAGTAATGTTAAGTGCAGTTCTGAACCTGACGACGTAGATATATCATTTAGTGTTCTGAATCAATCTCACTGACGACGTCACAATGGAGTTCTACTAaggaagttaaaaatatataaatgaggACTTGAAAgtcgataatataaattaatctttaattaatttctgtctcacttattattaaatttatgtaaagtaGATACATTCGCACCGTAAAGACGAACCGTGCGATGATCAATCAGAATACGAAACAATCGTTGCCAAAAGTCAATAAATCTTAGACATGGAAGATAATTGATACAAACAAAAGAGACGAGCCTACGGCTTCCTCGCTTATGTTAATCAAAACCTTTTGTTCCACAGTAAATACAGCTTCATACCATACATCTTTGAGTAATGTTTGCACGTCGGAGGAATAAAATCGTGTTTGTAAATGAAGCGTCTTTTATGTAAGACAATTATAAATTGGATGCAGGTTAACGAAAAGGATTCAAACCATCTTGATTATATTCaggccattttttttttggcaatTCTTTTTTGAAAACACGCTTATTCTCTAAAGTTGTATATCCATAATTTTTGTGTACCTCCCTCCCTTCCTGTACttttaaatggattttttttctattttctctGAATTTCCTTTGGGAGCACTGTGTGCCTTTGCATGCCCCCCAAAGCCCTGattatagattaatttatatCTGCGTTGGCAAACATTCGATTGGGTTAATaggttacaatataatataaccttACTCCCAAATTATGCATACATGCATAATGAAATTTACTTCTAtagtctgaccaggaaaataaaaaacctgtttTAGGAGCTCTACTTTTGctttacatttcaaataacgaaataaataatttaattactttatttcctGGTTCAGGCTATACAATAAACGCCATACCGCTAATGATTTCTATCGTATTAAAGCTTATAACCATAAATTATCTTTACAAAAACaagttatcaaataatatattagttaacGTTTATCATATTGTAATTTGACATCGTCTAAAATGTAattcatgtttataatattcattcataaatcgAAAACCGGTTTGAATTTTGGATTTAAACCTTGTGACAATTATTTTGATGACAGCAGCTATGTTGCGAAAAAATTCTATTATGTCATtaatcaaattgtttttatagcatTAGGTGGACGAAGTGGAGCAACTGGTGTTTAGTCGTCATCACTCATAGAGACCAATCGTATCATGAAAATGATGATTGCGCTGCCAGGCTTTAGGAGACGGAATATGAATTATGACTGAGGCAGTTGTTAGGACCTCTaagaatgttattatatttttaactgcaATAAAGTTACTGATAACGAATTTAGGGAACTTTTAGTAGTATTAATGCGCCATGTTGTGGATGAGCATCTCATTGAGGTCGTTTTGCATctgacttttaaatatattgtaatagaaGCCAGTTTTGTCTACCGCATGAATGAGATGACCTGACCAACTTCCCGAAAACCGATACAAAATGCCAGATTTGTGAATTCACTCGGTTCAATCCGTGAATACCGGGAACTCAAAGAATCCTTTTCTGTTTAAAATTCTACTTCCTTATACAGCAGCAACGTACTAAAAATTCcactaatataataagtttacactatacataataaactataaagtgcaattacttattataaatagacaCAAATACTCTTAAAGCGGTATTCTgaagtaaaaaatacttaaattgcGTTATCAAACAATTGCAATACAATTAACAAGAATCTTTATTGTTACAGATAACAACAGCAGTAGAATGAATACGGTTCCGACGTGAAGTTTAAAATCGCGCGCTTAATTCCAAATGCGCGGGAAAATTGATTGACCAATGAAAGCGCAGCGCGGGAGCATGGATGGGCCGTAGGATGCGCGTCACTCCGGCGCCTCTATACATATTACTGCTTATCTGCGCACCAATTTACACTTTCATAGTCGGAGTTGATGGTGAGATTAATTTAAACTGCCCTTTATTACGCAATGGAGATAACAGATCTGTAATATAGTGTAGTGTGACTCGGGATgagaaaataaaactagtaagtTCGAATCCTGATacctaacattatttattacaaaaatattctgattTGACACTATATCTAGAAGGTTTCATGTACTGCTAGAAGCCTATGATGAGAGTTTACGACACACtactaaaaatatgaaagatGTATTCAAACGAAGGAACTACGTTATCtttccaataaaattttaatacccaACTATAAAAAACCAATTGAGTAAATGTCATTAACGTTTATATCCACCAGGCATAAATACAATGCAACGAGATTTAAtactcaatttaaattttatgaagtttgaTTAAAACAGGTTTATTCCCTTCAGCATAAAGcgttaattaaaagtttaaattcatTGTAATCAATGCAATCATTGGGCATTATAACTTTACATGCGGACCCAGTTATGCCAAAACGTAGTAACTtacaaattatccaaaaataatctattaatatttaacatgcaATTAATCCAAATGCAATAGTTGCTTCATCAAAACACGCCTATCGGTTtttatctaacacaaaaaacTATGTGTTAACTAATTCACACATTTCTTTTATGGGTATTTAGAAAAATCCAGCTGTAAAAACTAGCAATCctcaaatgtttaaaaatatttatcaaattttggCATAACTCGGTCCATTTATGTCTCTGGCTGCAAGCTTGTGCCACTCAATCCTCTGTAATCCACAGCCCGCGTGATATCGCTATTTTATATCTGCTCTGGTAATCGATATAGCAGTAAGTTAGAAAAGGCAGTTCTTCTCTATTATctctatatatatattataactgcCTAAGaacagcagtaagaacgataagataataatcttatcgttcttactgctgtttatcaaacgaaaaatgcatttctaatttatgtagatatatGAAACCTagataataggggaccggcctatgcttgattttgtacattattctatatgtaatggttaataatacgaaaaagaagcactattgcgaaaactgcataaagattggttaaaaaatgaacgagtaattcatatttaaaatattgtaatgtgcagaagtgggcgcgatttggggatatcgcttcatctctttctttcgcacgcgtcgttatttccgatgacgtcacatgtgggtatttcgtctcttttctgtttcttgttaattatcccttccaccgaaattcaaagacttataacttgttgattttttaccggattttaataattccttctgtgttataatttatattatgtaaatatttgataatagtaaagaacgaaaatgagtccggtaccctattcccaatcagtaataaaaagaaTTGTCCGCctttgactggtggtaggtgtgtCATATGTAAGAATCCGcctggtaccaccgcaatgtctatttctgccgccgagcagcaatatgtagtcactgctgtgttccagtttgaaggacattgtagccagtgtatctactggacataatgagacttaacatcttgtgtctcaggatggcgagcgcagtgaaatactaaacaatactttgtaattcaaggtgttggatggtgttcctactgtttatgggcggtcgtatcgcttaccatcaggcgaacggcaagctcgtctcgtcattcaaagcaataaaaaaaaatacttacagccCTCTAGATTACCACGGCAGGTATGAGGGGTCGTCATGCTTACCATCAAAGCAACTTGTTTTTCTCGTCAGTTgtataaaagaattttttacACAGGTCCACTATCTCGGCAAGAAGCTTTGGAAGGCGGCAACACTACGTTCCTCTGCGACACAACACCGGACTCCACTGACGACGAGTTTATGATACTAGTATGGTATAGAAACAACGTGCCCATATACaggtaaaataaacaataatttacatttctGTCAGCTATCAAATAAAACGTAGCATGCCATGttgcaaaaatataattcatatgtCTGTCATATCTTAAAGTTTCTTTAACATATTCTTCAACTAGGGAATCAAACCTAAAACgccatattgaaaatatactatattttatgtgGAACGGCTGcatgaaaaattaatttctcATAAATAACAGACATCAGTCTGAAACTCATGAGGAGAcgtgtaaaatatgtaaacgaTCTCTCAGTTCATTACTCCATACGTATAAATTgagaaaatgaaaacaaatagtTAACAAAgagtccattttttttttcaaataattcctATAGTAGAAATTTTATAGATTAGATTAGATTCAAAGATTTTACTGggcaaaaatagataaatgaaaagcaaagacaataacaatatatttttccctccttaaataaaaaatctatactcCTGTTagcaattctaataaaattttatattattaacaaatcattaattactctaataaaatatagagtaattaatgatttgttaataatataaaacttgctcttaacagctaaaaaaacaaagaaaaatatttattcaacgaCGTACTAGATGATATGCTGCAAAGATTTAAATAGGCGGTAGACCAGATATATTAATCGGGGGACGCTGCCACCGCAGTCTATACGCAAtcccgaaacaaatatttgcggatcaCACAAGCATTTGTCTTATTTCGGCAATCGGCCCGGCGAACGTTAATCTGCCAGCTAATTAATCTTTCCTAACGTTAGCCTCGAAATActacgtatattttatatttgtcgtatttttctaaaatgtaaacaaacattttcctcAATTTCACTAGCagttttatatagtattttttataagcgCACAGCGATCCCCAATGCACCTCATGGCAAGTGAAGTCCAGATACTATCTGCTAATTAGAGATATAACCTC is a window of Manduca sexta isolate Smith_Timp_Sample1 unplaced genomic scaffold, JHU_Msex_v1.0 HiC_scaffold_2460, whole genome shotgun sequence DNA encoding:
- the LOC119192186 gene encoding uncharacterized protein LOC119192186 is translated as MGRRMRVTPAPLYILLLICAPIYTFIVGVDGPLSRQEALEGGNTTFLCDTTPDSTDDEFMILVWYRNNVPIYSFEFPDKEWADPAFNTNGRLKADLYRQPTALVVTALTEDDQALYHCRVDF